In the Flavobacterium pallidum genome, one interval contains:
- a CDS encoding TonB-dependent receptor: MRKFLLLFALISFSAQAQIIKMEGSVTDAAAVPMEMANVMAVNLETKAMDSYSITNDKGKFQLALKPNTAYSIKISYIGFKAVEMTVNTTTENIVKNITLEEGAVLDEVEIVHEMPVSIKGDTIVYNADSFTSGTEKKLEDVLKKLPGVEVNADGEVEVEGKKVQKLMVEGKDFFDGDTKLGVKNIPADAIDKVQVLRNYNEIGALKGLENNEESVAMNIKLKDGKKNFWFGDFTAAAGPDERYLVNPKLFYYNPKYSINLITNFNNVGELPLTMQDYFKFTGGFRNMMKKGGSNFNVSSNDLGISLLRNNRAKEIETRFGATNFSYNASKSWSLSGFAILSSSTTETETKSQSVILDTNDQQKSDDKSLQKSDLGLFKLSSSYKPNTKFQFDYDLLSKLSKQKEYDGLFRESIVDNAASSENIYTNKNQSPTSVNQNLSMYYTQSDKNVFALEVQHLYQDEDPFYNANLQTQPFNLLGYVSGQNRNDINQERFVKTNKLDAKLDYYYMLTPKSNINLTFGDTYSHQDFNSHIFQVLDDNSRNDLDEPINNNKVRYNFNDAFVGLHYKILTGKFTFTPGFSVHSYTMNNEQSGKEYKQDFFRVLPDFFALYQIKKSETLTYNFSVSNDFTDISQLIEGNVFSSYSGLFRGNSTLENATSQVHSLRYFKYNMFNFENISGYLQYSRKVDAVKTNAVFDGINQTSNPYNSNFADENFSAFGNYGRSFLRNYKASVNASFNWSKFNNIQNGVLRETESFTHSYTLKAATIYKNLPNIEVGYNISINDYNNSTFITDRPFVNLDYFFMKSFAFTAEYEFYHYRNDDNTVSNEYDFLTASLSYQRENSKWEFKLSGTNLLNTTSLNDDGFTQFSTRTSQYFVQPRYVLFGIKYEL; this comes from the coding sequence ATGAGAAAATTCCTGCTGCTGTTTGCGCTCATTTCTTTTAGCGCACAGGCACAAATCATAAAAATGGAAGGTTCTGTCACTGATGCTGCCGCCGTTCCTATGGAAATGGCTAATGTCATGGCCGTGAATTTAGAAACCAAAGCCATGGATTCCTATTCGATTACCAACGACAAGGGAAAGTTCCAGCTTGCCTTGAAACCGAATACCGCTTACAGCATTAAAATCAGCTATATCGGTTTTAAAGCGGTAGAAATGACCGTCAATACCACTACCGAAAACATCGTTAAAAATATCACGCTCGAAGAAGGCGCGGTGCTCGATGAGGTGGAGATTGTTCATGAAATGCCGGTTTCGATCAAGGGAGATACCATCGTTTACAACGCTGATTCTTTTACCAGCGGCACCGAAAAGAAACTGGAAGATGTGCTCAAAAAGCTTCCAGGTGTTGAAGTCAATGCCGATGGAGAAGTGGAAGTGGAAGGCAAGAAAGTCCAGAAACTGATGGTGGAAGGCAAGGATTTTTTTGACGGCGATACCAAACTCGGCGTGAAGAATATCCCGGCCGACGCGATTGACAAAGTGCAGGTTTTACGAAATTACAACGAAATCGGGGCGTTAAAAGGGCTTGAAAACAATGAGGAAAGTGTCGCGATGAACATCAAGCTTAAAGACGGTAAAAAGAATTTCTGGTTTGGGGATTTTACAGCAGCGGCAGGTCCTGACGAGCGTTACCTTGTGAATCCGAAATTGTTTTATTACAATCCGAAATACAGCATCAACCTGATTACCAATTTCAATAATGTCGGGGAACTGCCGCTTACTATGCAGGATTATTTCAAGTTTACGGGCGGTTTTCGGAACATGATGAAAAAAGGGGGCAGTAATTTTAATGTATCGTCAAACGATCTTGGGATTTCATTGCTGCGCAACAACCGCGCCAAGGAAATCGAAACGCGTTTCGGGGCGACGAATTTTTCCTATAATGCAAGTAAAAGCTGGAGTTTGAGCGGTTTCGCTATACTTTCTTCATCAACCACAGAAACGGAAACAAAATCGCAATCCGTTATCCTTGATACGAACGACCAGCAAAAAAGCGACGACAAATCGCTGCAGAAAAGTGACTTGGGATTATTCAAACTCAGCTCAAGCTACAAGCCAAACACCAAATTCCAATTTGATTACGACCTGCTTTCCAAATTGTCAAAACAAAAGGAATATGATGGGCTTTTCAGAGAATCTATTGTTGACAATGCAGCTTCTTCTGAAAATATTTATACCAATAAAAACCAAAGCCCGACATCGGTGAACCAGAACCTGAGCATGTATTACACCCAAAGCGATAAAAACGTTTTTGCGCTCGAAGTGCAGCACCTGTACCAGGATGAAGATCCTTTTTACAATGCGAACCTGCAGACGCAGCCTTTCAACCTGCTAGGGTATGTGTCAGGGCAAAACAGGAACGACATCAATCAGGAGCGATTTGTGAAAACCAATAAGCTCGATGCCAAACTGGATTACTATTACATGCTTACGCCGAAAAGCAACATCAACCTGACTTTTGGCGATACGTATTCGCACCAGGATTTCAACTCGCATATCTTCCAGGTTTTGGATGATAACTCCCGCAATGACCTTGATGAGCCGATCAATAATAACAAAGTGCGTTACAATTTCAACGATGCTTTTGTTGGGCTGCATTATAAGATACTGACCGGGAAATTCACGTTTACCCCGGGTTTCAGCGTGCATTCTTACACGATGAATAATGAGCAGTCAGGCAAGGAATACAAACAGGATTTCTTCAGGGTTTTACCGGATTTCTTTGCTTTGTACCAGATTAAGAAGTCGGAAACACTGACGTATAATTTTTCGGTCTCAAATGATTTTACGGATATCAGCCAGCTTATTGAAGGCAATGTATTTTCGTCCTACAGCGGCTTGTTTCGTGGTAACAGCACGTTGGAAAACGCCACTTCACAGGTGCATTCGCTGCGGTATTTCAAATACAATATGTTCAATTTTGAGAACATCAGCGGTTACCTTCAATATTCGAGGAAAGTCGATGCGGTTAAAACCAATGCGGTTTTTGACGGAATCAACCAGACTTCAAATCCATACAATTCCAATTTCGCTGATGAGAATTTTTCCGCTTTCGGGAATTATGGGCGTTCCTTCCTGAGGAATTATAAGGCCTCAGTCAATGCGAGTTTCAATTGGTCCAAATTCAACAATATCCAGAACGGCGTTTTGCGGGAAACGGAAAGCTTTACGCACAGCTATACGCTGAAGGCGGCTACAATTTATAAAAACCTGCCCAATATTGAAGTCGGGTACAACATCAGTATCAATGATTACAACAACTCGACATTTATTACGGACAGGCCGTTCGTAAACCTTGATTATTTTTTCATGAAAAGTTTTGCTTTTACGGCAGAATATGAATTTTACCATTACCGCAATGATGACAACACCGTCAGCAATGAATATGATTTCCTGACAGCCAGCCTGAGCTACCAAAGGGAAAACAGCAAATGGGAGTTTAAGCTTTCAGGCACAAACCTTTTAAACACCACTTC
- a CDS encoding GLPGLI family protein, translating into MKINHVKSIFAIVLFLAFKPAFAQKEFQGMAVYESKTSTADFKSRISDNKEITPEMQKMIEERMKKMFEKTFILSFDKNASIYKEEEKLEAPGQNGGMRMMNSMMGGGGTYYKNIKEKTYTVDKEFMGKEFLVKDSLPKLNWKMESETRQIGGYTCYKATALMPVSKTDFKNYRLKKKDETKKEDEAKKDEPKKTNFMDDVEIPTEILITAWYAPEIPVSQGPDNYWGLPGLILEVNDGKTIILCSKIVINPKEKVEIKAPKNGKEVSQKEYDETVMKKMEEFKDMGGPGGNRMQFRMRD; encoded by the coding sequence ATGAAAATAAATCACGTCAAAAGCATTTTTGCAATCGTTTTATTCCTGGCGTTTAAGCCGGCTTTCGCCCAAAAGGAATTCCAGGGCATGGCGGTGTATGAATCCAAAACCAGCACTGCCGATTTCAAGTCGCGTATCAGTGATAACAAAGAGATCACGCCCGAAATGCAGAAAATGATCGAAGAGCGCATGAAAAAGATGTTCGAAAAGACATTCATCCTCAGTTTTGACAAGAACGCCTCCATTTATAAGGAGGAGGAAAAACTCGAAGCGCCTGGGCAAAACGGCGGGATGCGGATGATGAATTCGATGATGGGCGGCGGCGGAACTTATTACAAAAACATCAAAGAGAAAACCTATACGGTAGATAAGGAATTCATGGGAAAAGAATTCCTTGTAAAAGATTCACTGCCGAAACTGAACTGGAAAATGGAAAGCGAAACCCGCCAGATCGGTGGTTACACCTGTTATAAAGCAACTGCTTTAATGCCGGTGAGCAAGACCGATTTCAAGAATTACAGGCTCAAGAAAAAAGACGAAACCAAGAAGGAAGATGAAGCCAAAAAAGACGAGCCAAAGAAAACCAATTTCATGGATGATGTCGAAATCCCGACCGAAATCCTGATTACGGCCTGGTATGCGCCTGAAATCCCTGTAAGCCAGGGACCTGACAATTACTGGGGTTTGCCGGGATTGATCCTCGAAGTCAATGATGGCAAAACGATCATCCTTTGCTCGAAAATCGTCATCAATCCCAAAGAAAAAGTCGAAATTAAGGCACCCAAAAACGGCAAGGAAGTTTCCCAGAAGGAATATGATGAAACTGTCATGAAAAAGATGGAAGAATTCAAAGACATGGGCGGTCCGGGAGGCAACCGCATGCAATTCAGGATGCGCGATTAA